A single Anopheles maculipalpis chromosome 3RL, idAnoMacuDA_375_x, whole genome shotgun sequence DNA region contains:
- the LOC126565580 gene encoding ras suppressor protein 1: MSNQPVVSCLPVTANKMSKAKKVLDEARETKNREIDLVDRNISTFNELPGLLNMLFVTRITLSHNKLKTVPPGIANLNNLEILNLSNNFLEELPLSLSSMPKLRILNCSINRLNTLPRGFGAFPVLEVLDLSYNNLNEHVLPGNFFMMDSLRALYLGDNEFEYLPKEIKNLKNLQILGLRDNDLLELPREIGELTRIRELHIQNNRLSVLPPEIANLDMPGPKSVLKMEENPWVTAIAEQYLVGISHVLEYIKTEAYRILYNRHMQSGGKTAGELPPKSDKSKKASRARS, encoded by the exons ATGTCAAACCAACCCGTCGTCAGTTGTTTGCCTGTCACAGCGAACAAAATGTCGAAAGCAAAGAAGGTGCTGGATGAAGCGCGCGAGACCAAAAATCGTGAAATTGACCTGGTGGATCGCAACATTTCCACCTTTAACGAGTTACCCGGATTGC TGAATATGCTGTTTGTGACCAGAATAACACTGAGCCACAACAAACTGAAGA CTGTTCCACCCGGCATTGCAAATTTAAACAACTTGGAAATATTAAACCTTTCCAACAATTTCCTGGAAGAGCTTCCACTGTCCCTCTCGTCGATGCCAaagttgagaattttgaattgTTCAATTAACCGCCTGAATACGCTGCCACGTGGTTTTGGTGCTTTTCCCGTCCTGGAGGTGCTGGATTTATCGTACAACAATCTAAACGAACATGTGCTGCCGGGCAATTTCTTCATGATGG ATTCTCTACGGGCGCTCTATCTTGGCGATAACGAGTTCGAATACTTACCGAAGGagataaaaaatttgaaaaatctacaaATT CTCGGACTGCGGGACAACGATTTGCTGGAACTGCCTAGAGAAATCGGTGAACTGACGCGCATTCGCGAGCTGCACATTCAAAACAATCGGCTCAGTGTGTTGCCACCGGAAATCGCCAATCTGGACATGCCGGGACCCAAATCCGTGCTAAAGATGGAGGAGAATCCTTGGGTGACGGCGATCGCTGAACAGTATCTCGTTGGTATCAGTCACGTGCTCGAGTACATCAAGACGGAAGCATACAGAAT TCTTTACAACCGTCACATGCAATCGGGAGGTAAAACGGCGGGAGAACTTCCTCCGAAATCggacaaaagtaaaaaagcgTCCCGAGCAcgatcataa
- the LOC126563987 gene encoding disintegrin and metalloproteinase domain-containing protein 10, with translation MHLKCGLLLLFMLLLLNDIESGYVRESKKARPLNEYISHHEKLSYDHEHLHASHSRAKRSVTKDHYVHLSFSAHDRDFNIRLKRDLSTISDKLEIHNEKGPIAVDSSHIYHGEVIGDPESYVFGSIFDGVFEGKVITSEDEYYVERAKHYFRESSKPETHPLHHTGDDEPPFHSVIYKDRDVDDPYRHRRKGHPSGCGVHDEVSEWMDRVQNSAVEDEPDQEEQQEEEVQQNDKTVQVDKRGEHNENSTNSQQQQPLTVSQMQYKSFAKARRRSPSIEKDTRPDIGANEIPIETGYEFKYPYEKYSRAANWRAMGESVTDSEWHWKAHERVRRATRPKEDYRNTCSLYIQTDPLLWSHIRDSIVSHLHRARRNELEEKTREEILSLIIHHITAVNYIYRNTKFDGRVEHRNIRFEVQRLKIDDDSTCGENHHEDTNPLCLENIDVSNFLNLHSLGNHEAFCLAYVFTYRDFTGGTLGLAWVASASGASGGICEKYKTYTETVGGLYQSTKRSLNTGIITFVNYNTRVPPKVSQLTLAHEIGHNFGSPHDYPAECRPGGNNGNYIMFASATSGIRLNNGKFSPCSVRNISNVLDAIDENKKRNCFQASEGAFCGNKIVEIGEECDCGFNEEECMDKCCYPREMTDAMKLENATAQSCGRRARTQCSPSQGPCCDSNTCRFIPSDAKVTCKEETECSWGSTCNGTTPECPEPKPRDDKTKCNNGTQLCIKGECSGSICLLWNMTECFLTSNIIPNIDKRKLCELACQNGNDTNTCRSTSEFAREYGLPDGGYSLRPGSPCDNFQGYCDVFLKCRAVDAEGALVRLKNLLFNKKTLQTVAEWATERWYLVCLFGIVFFIMMGIFIKCCAVHTPSSNPKKAAAYRISDTLRRPMNTLRMMRRHHHNGAGPRSVPVPRNERSRSAGDRGGGGGRGGGERNGGGRGAGSRTRGADGHADMRNGGVPAGHNSSSSGNSRPSNSSRPPAHGYGEGRGQQYYPPKAPPMQNYSRMSNAELYAEAYPDRGMYEPPRRPYANNKV, from the exons CACGTCCCCTCAACGAGTACATATCCCATCACGAGAAGTTGAGCTACGATCATGAGCATCTGCACGCTAGTCACAGCCGGGCGAAACGATCGGTCACCAAAGATCATTACGTACATCTTAGCTTTAGCGCACACGATCGAGATTTTAACATTAGACTTAAACGTGATCTCAGCACAATAAGTGATAAGTTAGAG ATACATAACGAAAAGGGACCGATAGCAGTTGACTCGTCCCACATCTATCATGGCGAGGTGATCGGTGATCCCGAAAGCTACGTCTTCGGTTCGATTTTCGACGGCGTATTTGAGGGTAAGGTAATCACCTCGGAGGACGAGTACTATGTGGAACGGGCGAAACATTATTTTCGCGAATCGTCCAAGCCGGAAACGCATCCACTACATCACACCGGTGACGATGAGCCACCGTTCCATTCGGTAATCTACAAGGATCGGGACGTGGACGACCCTTACCGCCACCGAAGGAAAG GACATCCCTCCGGATGTGGTGTGCATGATGAGGTTTCGgagtggatggatcgggttcaGAATTCAGCTGTGGAGGATGAACCCGACCAAGAAGAGCAGCAGGAGGAAGAAGTACAGCAAAATGATAAAACAGTGCAGGTGGATAAGCGAGGAGAACATAACGAGAACAGCACCAAcagccaacaacagcaaccttTAACAGTCAGCCAGATGCAGTATAAATCATTTGCCAAAGCGAGGCGACGGTCGCCGTCTATCGAAAAGGACACACGACCCGACATTGGCGCTAACGAAATTCCCATCGAAACTGGGTACGAATTTAAGTATCCGTATGAAAAATACTCAAGGGCAGCCAATTGGCGAGCGATGGGTGAAAGCGTGACTGACTCCGAATGGCACTGGAAAGCGCACGAGCGGGTCCGGCGAGCGACCCGGCCGAAGGAAGACTATCGAAACACATGCTCGCTGTACATACAGACTGATCCATTGCTGTGGAGTCACATACGTGATAGCATCGTTAGT CATCTACATCGGGCGCGTCGTAACGAGCTAGAAGAGAAAACGCGCGAAGAGATTCTGTCGTTGATCATACATCACATCACTGCCGTAAACTACATCTATCGCAATACGAAATTTGATGGCCGTGTTGAGCATCGAAATATTCGGTTTGAG GTCCAACGTTTGAAAATAGACGACGATTCGACGTGTGGTGAAAATCATCATGAAGATACGAACCCACTGTGTCTGGAAAATATCGACGTTTCCAACTTTCTCAATCTACACTCACTGGGCAACCATGAAGCGTTCTGCCTGGCGTATGTGTTTACCTACAG AGACTTTACCGGAGGTACGCTCGGATTGGCCTGGGTTGCATCGGCTTCCGGTGCTTCGGGCGGCATCTGCGAAAAGTACAAGACTTACACGGAAACGGTCGGTGGCCTTTACCAGAGCACCAAGCGTTCACTCAACACTGGCATCATTACGTTCGTGAATTACAACACGCGCGTTCCACCGAAGGTGTCACAACTGACGCTTGCTCACGAAATTGGGCACAATTTCGGGTCACCG CACGATTATCCAGCCGAATGTCGCCCCGGTGGTAACAATGGCAATTACATCATGTTTGCCAGTGCAACGAGCGGCATCCGATTAAACAATGGGAAGTTTTCGCCCTGCTCGGTGCGAAACATTTCCAACGTGCTGGACGCGATTGACGAAAACAAGAAGCGCAACTGCTTCCAGGCCTCGGAGGGCGCATTCTGCGGGAATAAAATTGTCGAAATTGGCGAAGAGTGTGATTGCGGGTTCAACGAGGAGGAGTGTATGGACAAGTGTTGCTATCCGCGTGAGATGACCGATGCGATGAAGCTGGAGAATGCGACGGCTCAAAGCTGTGGCCGACGGGCCCGTACACAGTGCAGCCCATCGCAAGGACCGTGCTGTGATAGCAATACCTGTCGCTTCATTCCATCCGATGCGAAGGTGACGTGTAAAGAGGAGACAGAATGTTCGTGGGGATCAACGTGTAACGGTACGACACCGGAGTGTCCCGAGCCTAAGCCACGTGATGATAAGACAAAGTGTAACAACG GTACACAATTGTGCATTAAGGGTGAATGTTCCGGTTCAATTTGCCTGCTGTGGAATATGACCGAATGTTTCCTAACGTCCAACATCATTCCAAACATTGACAAACGCAAACTGTGTGAACTGGCGTGTCAAAATGGCAACGACACCAATACGTGCCGAAGCACGAGTGAATTCGCGCGCGAGTACGGTCTGCCGGACGGTGGTTACAGCTTGCGACCCGGTTCACCATGCGATAATTTCCAA GGTTACTGTGATGTGTTTCTAAAGTGCCGAGCCGTAGACGCCGAGGGTGCATTGGTACGGTTGAAAAATCTGCTGTTTAACAAGAAAACGCTCCAAACGGTAGCCGAATGGGCAACGGAGCGATGGTACTTGGTGTGCTTGTTCGGCATCGTCTTTTTCATCATGATGGGCATCTTTATTAAGTGCTGCGCGGTACACACACCCAGCTCGAATCCGAAGAAAGCGGCCGCGTACAGAATCTCGGACACGTTGCGTCGTCCGATGAACACGTTGCGTATGATG cGTCGACATCATCATAACGGAGCTGGACCGCGAAGTGTTCCGGTACCACGCAACGAACGTTCCCGAAGTGCGGGCGacagaggaggaggaggtgggcGTGGTGGCGGTGAGCGAAATGGAGGAGGCCGTGGTGCTGGTAGCCGGACGCGTGGTGCTGATGGCCATGCAGATATGCGTAATGGTGGCGTTCCGGCCGGACACAATTCCTCATCGTCGGGCAACAGTCGCCCGTCGAACAGTTCACGTCCGCCAGCACATGGGTATGGCGAAGGCCGTGGCCAACAATACTACCCACCGAAAG CACCACCAATGCAGAACTATAGCCGCATGAGCAATGCGGAGCTGTACGCCGAAGCTTATCCAGACCGGGGAATGTACGAACCACCGAGACGTCCGTACGCTAATAATAAGGTTTGA